One window of Methanobacterium alkalithermotolerans genomic DNA carries:
- a CDS encoding methanogen output domain 1-containing protein, translating to MGARVLVVEDESIVAMGIKHKLQNLGHSVVDMVATGEDAIKSARENHPEIILMDIVLKGEIDGIEATQIIRKKQDIPVIYLTAYADEEMLSRAKVTEPYGYIIKPFKSSEINANIEMAIYKHASSKKQNEILKKRILADFYDFILRAMPGSTTPDETEMRKLLANVFADRMELDMRPGFDKALSDNSIDYDSAEEIFEAYVDWITSVFSDLGIRIGLKSETTSFFIEFDNCPWIDESCKNPIFCLNCQSMINRSFKWTNLEGEINRRSTIASGSPSCIFSFNL from the coding sequence ATGGGTGCAAGAGTATTAGTGGTGGAAGATGAGAGTATTGTGGCCATGGGTATTAAACATAAGCTTCAAAATTTAGGCCATAGTGTGGTGGATATGGTGGCCACCGGGGAAGATGCAATAAAATCTGCCCGAGAAAATCATCCTGAAATTATTTTAATGGATATTGTGTTAAAAGGTGAAATCGATGGTATTGAGGCCACCCAGATAATAAGAAAAAAGCAGGATATACCGGTGATATATCTGACTGCCTATGCTGATGAAGAGATGCTTTCCCGGGCCAAGGTAACAGAACCCTATGGATACATAATAAAACCTTTCAAATCAAGTGAAATTAATGCTAATATCGAAATGGCAATATATAAACATGCTTCTTCTAAAAAACAAAATGAAATATTGAAAAAAAGGATTCTAGCCGACTTTTATGATTTCATTCTACGGGCCATGCCGGGATCAACCACTCCGGATGAAACTGAAATGCGCAAATTACTGGCCAATGTATTTGCAGATAGAATGGAATTAGATATGAGACCGGGTTTTGATAAAGCACTTTCCGATAATAGTATTGATTATGACTCTGCAGAAGAAATCTTTGAAGCATATGTGGATTGGATTACCTCGGTTTTTTCTGATTTAGGTATCAGAATAGGATTAAAATCTGAAACCACCAGCTTTTTTATAGAATTTGACAACTGCCCCTGGATAGATGAATCCTGTAAAAACCCCATATTCTGTTTAAATTGCCAGTCCATGATTAACCGCAGTTTTAAATGGACCAATCTGGAAGGGGAGATTAATCGCCGGTCCACTATTGCCTCTGGATCTCCCAGCTGTATATTTTCTTTTAATTTATAA
- a CDS encoding response regulator, producing the protein MKDKIKVLILEDVPLDAELVERELKKEGLNYIPLIVDTENDFLNALFVFKPDIILADHSLPHFDGLSALKITLEKSPHIPFIFVSGKIGEDFAVEMLKEGATDYVLKNNLSKLPHSVIRALKESEEQRERQIAEKALKKREEEYRLLVENQTDLIIKLDLEGRLLFISKSFCEIFSQKEEDLLGENFLNLLPHNNRHIMQNFLERLCKAPYSGLIEQEIFTKDGTRCISWANKAVLDKEGKVISIVGVGRDITRQKKAEKALKDSESKYRAIFENTGTLTLIFEKDMTISLVNSEFLKFSGYSQKEVECKLSWLDFVAPEDIERMEGYHRILRLNSSAIPKNYEVSLVNKDGEKKNFFANFDMIPGTNQGLISFMDITDRKIAENKIKRSLKEKELLLREIHHRVKNNLQIISTLLTLQSAQIKDQKVIDLYKESQNRIQSMALIHEKLYQSQEISRINLPDYVQTLVSDLFFSYGTDKELIEPVLDVDDVSMGIDTAIPCGFIINELVSNSLKYAFPEGEGKINVSLHKLSDGNYSLEIFDDGIGLPQNLDIRKTDTLGLQIVNNLVNQIDGKLEIERPSSYRILFKELKYKKRI; encoded by the coding sequence ATGAAAGATAAAATAAAGGTTTTAATTCTAGAGGACGTTCCTTTAGATGCTGAACTGGTGGAGAGGGAACTAAAAAAGGAAGGATTAAATTACATTCCCCTCATTGTGGATACAGAAAATGATTTTTTAAATGCTCTTTTTGTTTTTAAACCGGATATTATACTGGCGGACCATTCTCTACCCCATTTTGATGGTTTATCTGCATTGAAAATCACCCTGGAGAAATCACCTCACATCCCTTTTATTTTTGTAAGTGGTAAAATTGGGGAGGATTTCGCTGTAGAAATGCTTAAAGAAGGTGCTACAGATTATGTACTGAAAAATAATCTATCTAAACTTCCTCACTCAGTTATAAGGGCATTAAAAGAATCTGAAGAACAAAGGGAAAGGCAAATTGCCGAAAAAGCTTTAAAAAAAAGGGAAGAAGAATACCGGTTACTGGTGGAAAACCAGACCGATCTTATAATAAAACTGGACTTGGAGGGAAGGCTATTATTTATAAGCAAATCATTTTGTGAAATCTTCTCCCAAAAAGAAGAGGATCTCCTGGGAGAGAATTTTCTAAATCTACTTCCTCATAATAATCGTCATATAATGCAGAACTTCTTAGAACGCCTGTGCAAAGCTCCATATTCTGGTTTAATTGAACAGGAAATCTTCACCAAAGATGGAACACGATGTATTTCCTGGGCCAACAAAGCTGTTCTGGATAAGGAGGGTAAAGTGATATCCATTGTAGGTGTGGGAAGGGATATCACCCGGCAAAAAAAAGCAGAAAAAGCACTAAAAGATTCTGAAAGCAAATACCGGGCCATATTTGAAAATACCGGTACTCTAACTTTAATTTTTGAAAAAGATATGACCATATCTCTGGTGAATAGTGAATTTTTAAAATTTTCAGGATACAGTCAAAAAGAAGTTGAGTGTAAGCTCAGCTGGCTTGATTTTGTGGCACCAGAAGATATTGAAAGGATGGAAGGCTATCACCGTATTTTACGCCTTAATTCATCAGCCATACCTAAAAACTACGAGGTTAGCCTGGTAAATAAAGATGGTGAGAAAAAAAATTTCTTTGCAAATTTTGATATGATACCTGGCACCAATCAGGGTTTGATATCATTTATGGATATCACCGATAGAAAGATTGCAGAAAATAAAATTAAAAGGTCATTAAAGGAAAAAGAACTCCTTTTAAGGGAAATCCACCACCGGGTGAAAAATAACCTACAAATCATATCCACACTCTTAACTTTGCAGTCTGCTCAAATTAAAGACCAGAAAGTCATTGATTTATATAAAGAGAGCCAGAACCGTATACAATCCATGGCCTTAATACATGAAAAATTGTACCAGTCCCAGGAGATATCCCGGATAAATTTACCGGATTATGTGCAAACATTGGTAAGTGACCTCTTTTTTTCCTATGGGACTGATAAAGAACTGATTGAACCGGTACTTGATGTGGATGATGTTTCCATGGGGATAGATACCGCCATACCCTGTGGTTTTATTATAAATGAACTGGTTTCCAATTCCCTGAAATATGCCTTCCCTGAGGGTGAGGGAAAAATTAATGTTTCTTTACACAAGCTAAGTGATGGTAATTACTCTCTGGAGATATTTGACGATGGTATTGGTCTTCCTCAGAATCTGGATATTCGAAAAACTGATACCCTGGGTTTACAGATAGTAAATAACCTGGTTAATCAAATCGATGGCAAACTGGAGATTGAAAGACCTTCCAGTTACCGGATACTGTTTAAAGAACTTAAATATAAAAAGAGAATATAA
- a CDS encoding response regulator, which translates to MGFDEVEILLVEDNPTDAELTMRALKRKNLANQVAWVKDGAEALDFIFAQGDYSHRNPEDLPKLILLDLRMPKVDGLEVLQKIKAQENTRKIPVVVLTSSQEDRDIVESYELGVNSYVSKPVEFDEFIDAVSTLGLYWMLINNPPAV; encoded by the coding sequence ATGGGTTTTGATGAAGTGGAAATATTACTGGTGGAAGATAATCCCACTGATGCGGAATTAACCATGCGGGCGCTAAAGAGAAAAAATCTGGCAAACCAGGTGGCCTGGGTTAAAGATGGAGCAGAAGCCCTGGACTTCATTTTTGCTCAAGGGGATTATTCCCATAGAAATCCAGAAGACTTACCTAAATTGATTTTACTGGATTTGAGAATGCCCAAGGTAGATGGACTGGAGGTCTTACAAAAAATTAAAGCCCAGGAAAACACCCGTAAAATACCGGTAGTGGTATTGACCTCCTCCCAGGAAGACCGGGATATTGTGGAAAGCTATGAACTGGGAGTCAATAGCTATGTCAGTAAACCTGTAGAATTTGATGAATTCATAGATGCTGTATCCACCCTGGGACTTTACTGGATGCTCATAAACAACCCTCCTGCTGTATAA
- a CDS encoding sensor histidine kinase: protein MVFNFYNPLDFSYFLNPGESYSAFLTFPLVMGMSGSRKRFLIVIPIAVAIILIILQPLSSTLGYDISDSLFRLISLMLIVVMVALLSERIEKVRSLSSLNEQLKEQAEKLEDANQELESFAYSVSHDLRVPLRAIDGFSRIMVEDYEETLDEEGIRLLNIIRENTKKMGQLIDDILLLSRAGRQEMKEGDVDIKSLVESVYREFDNQTEGRKINFIVEDLPPAYGDRALLYQVFSNLIGNAIKFTRNKNPAEIIVGFEEGKKETTYFVKDNGAGFNMKYINKLFGLFQRLHSPEEFEGTGVGLSIVQRVIKRHHGRVWGEGAVDEGATIFFTLPHENE from the coding sequence ATGGTTTTTAATTTTTATAATCCCCTTGATTTTTCTTATTTTCTTAATCCTGGAGAGTCTTATTCTGCTTTTTTAACTTTTCCCCTGGTAATGGGTATGTCTGGGTCTCGTAAGAGGTTTTTAATAGTTATACCTATTGCAGTGGCCATTATATTAATCATACTCCAGCCTTTATCCAGTACTTTAGGATATGATATTTCTGATAGTCTTTTCCGTTTGATTTCCCTTATGCTGATTGTGGTTATGGTGGCTCTACTATCTGAGAGGATAGAAAAGGTAAGAAGCCTGAGCAGCTTAAATGAACAGCTAAAAGAACAGGCAGAAAAATTAGAAGATGCCAACCAGGAACTGGAATCTTTTGCTTATTCAGTATCCCATGATTTAAGAGTGCCTTTAAGAGCCATAGATGGATTTTCAAGAATAATGGTTGAAGACTATGAGGAAACCCTTGATGAAGAGGGAATACGGCTTTTAAATATCATACGGGAAAATACAAAAAAGATGGGCCAGTTAATTGATGATATTCTCCTTTTATCCCGTGCTGGTAGACAGGAAATGAAAGAGGGGGATGTGGACATAAAAAGCCTGGTAGAATCTGTTTATAGAGAATTTGATAACCAGACCGAGGGCAGAAAAATAAATTTCATAGTAGAAGATCTTCCTCCTGCCTATGGTGACCGGGCACTTTTATATCAGGTATTCAGCAACCTTATTGGCAATGCTATTAAATTCACCCGTAATAAAAATCCTGCCGAAATAATAGTGGGTTTTGAAGAGGGTAAAAAGGAAACCACCTATTTTGTTAAGGATAATGGGGCTGGTTTTAATATGAAGTATATAAATAAATTATTTGGACTATTCCAGAGATTACATAGCCCGGAAGAATTTGAAGGCACAGGAGTAGGCCTATCCATTGTACAGAGAGTAATTAAACGTCACCATGGAAGAGTATGGGGTGAAGGAGCAGTTGATGAAGGAGCCACCATATTTTTTACCCTGCCACATGAAAATGAATAA
- the uvrA gene encoding excinuclease ABC subunit UvrA, whose protein sequence is MKNKTGDKKGKIVLKGAREHNLQNLDLALPRDQLVVITGISGSGKSSLAFDTIYAEGQRRYVESLSAYARQFLGQMKKPEIDYIEGLSPAISIDQKTTRMNPRSTVGTITEIYDYFRLLFARIGIPHCYSCGKEISQQTTGQITESIITAGEGTKIQVLSPVVKDRKGEHHKVFENLRTKGFVRVRVDGEIHDLEEDFNLDKNKKHSIEVVVDRLVIRLDVEFKRRLADSVETALELGEGLVVVVFPDEEKIYSEHFACVDCGINFEEISPRMFSFNSPHGACPECNGLGSKLEIDADLVVPHPELSINEGAVVPWSKSINKENYYQQMLKAVAGHFGFSMDTPFQNLDAKYQKAILYGSPERIEFSFKRKNRSYHVKRKFEGVIPRMERIYMETKSNYMRTYMGKFMSDHNCPLCDGTRLRPESRSVTIGGISISQAVEMPIKESQKFFQSLELSQREEFIAQEILKEINERLKFLVDVGLDYITLNRSSGTLSGGEAQRIRLATQIGSRLVGVLYILDEPSIGLHQRDNVRLIETLKRLRDIGNTLIVVEHDEETILSADYVVDIGPGAGEHGGHVVATGTPAEIMECEDSITGNYLSRREFIDVPKSRRKPDGKYLTIYGARQNNLQNIDVELPLGIFTCITGVSGSGKSTLINEILYKGLYEKINGKHMHAGAHDRIEGTQHVDKIIIIDQSPIGRTPRSNPATYTGVFTHIREIFAETPESKMRGYKPGRFSFNVKGGRCEACSGDGIIKIEMHFLADVYVPCEVCKGKRYNEETLDIRYKGKNIAEVLDMTVEESLHFFENIPRIKKKLQTLDDVGLGYIRLGQSATTLSGGEAQRIKLAKELSRQSTGKTMYILDEPTTGLHFADIKRLLHVLGRLTDSGNSVVVIEHNLDVIKTADYIIDLGPEGGDGGGLLVAQGTPEELAKSGTFTGDYLEEILTKNSTPLSRELNSQLKGEKSMD, encoded by the coding sequence ATGAAAAATAAAACAGGGGATAAGAAAGGAAAAATTGTCCTGAAAGGAGCAAGGGAGCATAACCTCCAGAACCTTGATCTGGCCCTACCCCGGGACCAGCTGGTGGTTATAACCGGAATAAGTGGATCGGGCAAATCATCCCTGGCCTTCGACACCATATATGCTGAAGGACAGCGCCGCTATGTTGAATCACTATCTGCTTATGCCCGGCAATTTTTAGGGCAGATGAAAAAACCGGAAATAGATTATATTGAAGGTTTATCACCCGCCATATCCATAGATCAGAAAACAACCCGGATGAATCCCCGGTCAACGGTAGGTACCATCACTGAAATATATGATTACTTCCGATTACTGTTTGCCCGGATAGGCATACCCCATTGTTACAGTTGTGGTAAGGAGATATCACAGCAAACCACCGGACAAATCACAGAAAGCATAATAACTGCCGGTGAAGGTACTAAAATCCAGGTACTATCTCCAGTGGTTAAAGACCGTAAAGGAGAACATCATAAAGTATTTGAAAACCTACGCACCAAAGGATTTGTTCGGGTAAGAGTTGATGGTGAAATACACGATCTGGAAGAAGATTTCAACCTGGATAAAAATAAAAAACACTCCATTGAAGTGGTGGTGGACCGGCTGGTTATCCGGCTGGATGTGGAATTCAAAAGAAGGCTGGCTGATTCAGTGGAAACCGCCCTGGAATTAGGTGAAGGGCTGGTGGTGGTAGTTTTCCCTGATGAGGAAAAAATATACAGTGAACACTTTGCCTGTGTGGACTGTGGCATAAATTTTGAAGAAATCTCTCCCCGTATGTTCTCCTTTAACAGTCCCCATGGGGCCTGTCCCGAATGTAATGGCCTGGGCAGTAAACTGGAAATCGACGCTGATCTGGTGGTACCCCATCCTGAGTTATCTATAAATGAAGGTGCAGTAGTACCCTGGAGTAAATCCATAAATAAGGAAAATTACTACCAGCAGATGTTAAAGGCGGTAGCTGGTCATTTTGGATTCAGTATGGACACTCCCTTCCAAAATCTGGATGCAAAATACCAGAAAGCCATACTCTATGGTAGTCCAGAGAGAATTGAATTCAGCTTTAAAAGGAAAAACCGTTCCTATCATGTTAAACGTAAATTTGAAGGTGTCATACCCCGTATGGAACGGATCTACATGGAGACTAAATCTAATTACATGCGTACCTACATGGGGAAATTTATGAGTGACCATAACTGCCCCCTGTGTGATGGTACCCGCTTACGTCCCGAGAGCAGATCAGTTACCATTGGAGGGATATCCATATCCCAGGCAGTGGAAATGCCTATTAAAGAATCTCAGAAATTCTTCCAGAGTCTTGAATTAAGCCAAAGGGAAGAGTTCATTGCCCAGGAGATTTTAAAGGAGATTAATGAGCGGTTAAAATTTCTGGTGGATGTGGGTCTGGATTACATCACCTTAAATCGATCATCAGGTACCCTTTCTGGGGGAGAAGCTCAAAGGATTAGATTGGCTACTCAGATTGGCTCCCGGCTGGTGGGTGTGCTTTATATACTGGATGAGCCCAGTATTGGACTGCATCAAAGGGATAACGTGCGGCTTATAGAAACCCTTAAAAGATTAAGGGATATTGGAAACACCCTGATTGTGGTGGAACACGATGAGGAAACCATACTATCTGCGGATTACGTGGTGGATATTGGTCCCGGGGCAGGGGAACATGGTGGTCATGTGGTGGCCACCGGAACCCCGGCAGAGATAATGGAATGTGAGGATTCCATCACCGGTAATTACCTATCCCGAAGAGAATTCATTGATGTCCCCAAAAGCAGGCGAAAACCTGACGGCAAATACCTCACCATCTATGGAGCCCGGCAAAACAACCTCCAGAATATTGATGTGGAACTACCTCTGGGAATATTCACCTGCATCACCGGGGTATCCGGGTCAGGAAAAAGTACCCTCATAAATGAAATACTCTACAAGGGCCTCTATGAGAAAATTAATGGCAAGCACATGCATGCCGGGGCCCATGATAGAATAGAAGGCACCCAACATGTGGATAAGATCATCATCATTGACCAGTCACCTATTGGACGAACCCCTCGTTCCAATCCAGCCACCTATACCGGAGTATTTACCCATATCAGGGAAATATTTGCTGAAACACCAGAATCAAAGATGAGAGGATATAAGCCTGGTAGATTCAGTTTCAATGTAAAAGGTGGTAGATGTGAGGCCTGCAGTGGGGATGGGATCATAAAAATTGAAATGCATTTTCTGGCTGATGTATATGTCCCCTGTGAGGTTTGTAAGGGTAAGCGCTACAATGAAGAGACCCTGGATATTCGTTATAAAGGTAAGAATATTGCCGAAGTACTGGATATGACGGTGGAAGAGTCACTGCACTTTTTTGAAAATATCCCCCGGATTAAGAAAAAATTACAGACCCTGGATGATGTGGGATTGGGATACATACGCTTAGGACAATCTGCCACCACCCTTTCGGGAGGAGAGGCCCAGAGAATTAAACTGGCTAAAGAATTATCCCGGCAAAGCACCGGTAAAACCATGTATATACTGGATGAACCCACCACGGGACTGCATTTTGCTGATATTAAACGTTTGTTACATGTACTGGGTCGCTTAACTGATTCTGGAAATTCTGTGGTGGTAATAGAACACAACCTGGATGTAATTAAAACTGCAGATTATATAATTGACCTGGGACCGGAGGGAGGAGATGGTGGTGGACTGCTGGTAGCCCAGGGAACACCAGAAGAGCTCGCAAAAAGCGGAACCTTTACCGGGGATTATTTAGAGGAAATATTAACTAAAAACTCCACTCCTCTATCCAGGGAGTTAAATTCTCAGCTTAAGGGAGAAAAAAGCATGGATTAA
- the uvrB gene encoding excinuclease ABC subunit UvrB → MKKFELASDYKPLGDQPKAIDSLVSGFNKGFKEQTLLGVTGSGKTFTMANVIEKLQKPTLVISHNKTLAAQLYEEFKEFFPDNAVEYFVSYYDYYQPEAYVPQSDTYIDKESSINEEIDRMRHSTTQSLLSRDDVIVVSSVSCIYGIGAPEDYGEFILSLKVGDNISREEILSQLVHMQYERNDIEFDRAHFRVRGDVIEINPVHGTQPLRIELFGDEIDSLSLIDPLRGKKIENLERTIIFPAKHFVIADAKMDKALKDIEQELKERLTVLKSQNKLVEAQRLEQRTRFDLEMMKEMGYCSGIENYSMHMSGRKWGDTPYSLLKYFPSDFLTIIDESHVTVPQIRGMYNGDQARKSTLVDYGFRLPSALENRPLKFDEFENLVDKVAYVSATPSSYELTRSLNVVEQIIRPTGLLDPEVMVRPVTNQVDDLLHEVQKRVKKNQRVLVTTLTKRMAEDLTEYYAKIGIKVRYLHSEISTLERIDIIDDLRRGDFDCLVGVNLLREGLDLPEVSLVAVLDADKEGFLRSQTSLIQTIGRAARNVEGQVLLYADEITESVKSAVDITNHRRKMQKEYNKKHKIQARNVVRSLKEKKVDKKLENVDDFKKIPKDELKLLIKDLEKDMKDAASNLDFETAAKIRDQLILLKGVSAK, encoded by the coding sequence ATGAAAAAATTTGAGCTTGCATCAGATTATAAACCTCTAGGGGATCAACCCAAAGCCATAGACTCCCTGGTATCTGGTTTTAATAAGGGATTCAAGGAGCAAACCCTGCTGGGGGTTACAGGCTCGGGTAAGACCTTTACCATGGCCAATGTAATTGAAAAACTGCAAAAACCCACCCTGGTTATATCCCATAACAAGACTCTGGCGGCCCAGCTGTATGAGGAATTCAAGGAGTTTTTTCCAGATAATGCGGTGGAATACTTTGTAAGTTACTATGATTACTATCAGCCTGAAGCATATGTCCCCCAGTCTGATACCTATATTGATAAGGAGTCATCTATCAATGAAGAAATTGATAGAATGAGGCATTCCACCACCCAGTCCCTTTTATCCCGGGATGATGTGATAGTGGTTTCCAGTGTATCCTGTATTTATGGTATAGGTGCACCGGAAGATTATGGAGAATTCATCTTATCTTTAAAAGTAGGGGATAATATTTCCCGGGAGGAAATCCTCTCCCAGCTGGTACATATGCAGTATGAGCGTAATGACATAGAATTTGATAGAGCACACTTCCGGGTTAGAGGTGATGTTATTGAAATTAACCCGGTACATGGTACTCAACCTTTACGTATAGAATTATTTGGAGATGAAATTGATTCCCTTTCTTTAATAGATCCTTTAAGGGGTAAAAAAATTGAAAACCTGGAACGAACCATTATTTTCCCTGCAAAGCACTTTGTTATAGCCGATGCAAAAATGGATAAAGCATTAAAAGATATAGAACAGGAACTAAAAGAAAGGTTAACAGTTTTAAAATCACAAAACAAGCTGGTTGAAGCTCAAAGATTGGAACAGCGCACCAGATTTGACCTGGAAATGATGAAAGAAATGGGTTATTGCTCGGGGATTGAAAATTACTCCATGCATATGAGTGGAAGAAAATGGGGAGATACTCCCTACAGTCTCTTAAAATACTTCCCTTCAGACTTTTTAACTATCATAGACGAGTCCCACGTAACTGTACCTCAAATAAGAGGTATGTATAATGGTGATCAGGCCCGTAAGTCCACACTGGTGGATTATGGTTTTAGACTGCCTTCTGCTCTGGAAAACCGTCCCCTGAAATTCGATGAATTTGAAAACCTGGTGGATAAAGTGGCCTATGTATCAGCCACACCATCTTCCTATGAACTCACCCGGAGCTTGAATGTGGTGGAACAAATAATCCGACCCACCGGCCTTCTGGATCCAGAAGTGATGGTAAGACCGGTAACTAATCAGGTGGATGATCTACTCCATGAAGTCCAGAAAAGGGTTAAAAAAAATCAGAGGGTACTGGTAACCACCCTTACCAAGCGTATGGCTGAGGACTTAACAGAATATTATGCTAAAATCGGCATAAAGGTACGCTACCTTCATTCTGAAATCAGCACCCTGGAGAGAATAGATATCATTGACGATCTGCGTAGAGGGGACTTCGATTGTCTGGTAGGAGTAAACCTCTTACGGGAAGGGCTGGATTTACCTGAAGTATCCCTGGTGGCTGTACTGGATGCAGATAAAGAAGGATTTTTACGTTCCCAGACCTCACTAATCCAGACCATAGGAAGAGCCGCCCGTAATGTGGAAGGACAGGTTCTTTTATATGCAGATGAGATAACCGAATCAGTGAAATCAGCAGTGGATATCACCAACCACCGGCGTAAAATGCAAAAAGAATACAATAAAAAACATAAAATACAGGCCCGTAATGTGGTACGTAGCCTTAAAGAGAAAAAAGTAGATAAGAAACTGGAAAATGTGGATGACTTTAAGAAAATACCTAAAGACGAATTAAAGTTATTAATTAAGGATTTAGAAAAGGATATGAAGGATGCCGCCTCCAATTTGGACTTTGAAACTGCAGCTAAAATCAGAGACCAGCTCATATTATTAAAGGGAGTTTCTGCTAAATAA
- a CDS encoding acyltransferase family protein, protein MRLYFLDNLRWMIIMLLFPYHTLLMYNNLGIDYIIMVSGNTFATVFILLFSNWFMQLLFAIAGISTFYALKKRNKTEYLKERVSKLLIPTIAGIIFVLPVWVYYGFLYNGYTGNFLSFWWYFLTNWPAFAGDAYGSGIGPLWFLLYLFIISLVALPIILKYRNANWKLPLEKINIPHMLLFIIPLSIGSFFLNLAPEKSLVQFFLLFLFGYFLLSDEGIQNKLEKRRWPLFITFIVLTAILITIYFQGVNSTASPDIFSILFQAFYVNTLVLVAVMSIMGMGKHYLEFNNSATLYLAAASFPIYIFHIAWINIAAYYIIGFIPGAIALQIVLIMAISLVMTLLTYEMVRRIKIVRSLFGIRG, encoded by the coding sequence ATGAGATTATATTTTTTAGATAATCTGCGCTGGATGATAATTATGCTTCTTTTTCCCTATCATACTCTATTGATGTATAATAACTTGGGGATTGATTACATTATAATGGTTAGTGGTAACACATTTGCCACGGTTTTTATCTTATTATTTTCTAACTGGTTCATGCAACTATTATTTGCCATTGCTGGAATAAGCACCTTTTACGCTCTAAAAAAAAGAAATAAAACGGAATATCTTAAAGAAAGAGTGAGTAAACTTTTAATTCCAACCATAGCCGGAATAATATTCGTACTTCCGGTATGGGTCTATTACGGTTTTTTATACAATGGTTATACTGGAAATTTCCTCTCTTTCTGGTGGTACTTTTTAACTAACTGGCCAGCTTTTGCAGGAGATGCCTATGGTAGTGGAATTGGACCCTTATGGTTCCTGCTATACTTGTTTATAATTTCCCTGGTAGCTCTACCTATAATCTTAAAATATAGAAATGCTAACTGGAAATTACCTCTAGAAAAAATCAACATACCCCATATGTTACTCTTTATAATACCTCTGAGTATCGGGAGTTTTTTTCTTAACCTGGCCCCTGAAAAAAGTCTGGTTCAATTTTTCTTATTATTCCTCTTTGGATATTTCTTATTATCTGATGAGGGCATTCAAAACAAGTTGGAAAAGCGCCGATGGCCTTTATTTATTACCTTTATAGTTTTAACTGCTATTTTAATTACTATCTACTTCCAGGGTGTAAACAGCACCGCATCCCCGGATATATTCTCCATTCTTTTCCAGGCATTTTATGTCAATACCCTGGTACTGGTGGCTGTAATGAGCATTATGGGAATGGGTAAGCATTATCTTGAATTTAATAATTCAGCCACCCTTTATTTGGCAGCGGCTTCCTTTCCTATCTATATTTTCCACATAGCCTGGATTAACATTGCCGCTTATTACATCATTGGCTTTATCCCTGGTGCTATTGCCTTGCAGATTGTGCTTATCATGGCCATTAGCCTGGTTATGACCCTGCTAACCTATGAGATGGTAAGAAGAATCAAAATAGTCCGGTCACTTTTTGGAATCCGGGGTTAA